The following DNA comes from Hippoglossus hippoglossus isolate fHipHip1 chromosome 12, fHipHip1.pri, whole genome shotgun sequence.
ATCACCTCTGTTTTAACACGTGTTTTAAAAGGCTGGATTTGTCTTCTGAATCACTTACTCTCCTCTCTTACATCAGATTTCCTCCCTGCCGCCTGTCAGTATGGATGGCCCCCGGCGATGCTCTCCAACCCCTGCAGGCTGGGAGAGGCTctcagagaggagcagctgccCGGTCAGGTGCACAGGAGGACCAGGCGTCACCGCACGATTTTCACAGAGGATCAGCTGGATGCACTGGAGGAGCTGTTCCTGCAGAACCAGTATCCAGACGTGAACACGAGGGAGAAACTAGCACAGCACACTCActtgagagaggagagagtagAGGTGAGTCTGTTAGGTCTTATTCAGCCTTTCAATAAATAACGCAGATGTGAAGTTGTAAATGCCACATTTAAAAAGGGATATaattgcatttgtgtgtttttattaaatgtctgGATGTTTGATAATGGTTTCTAATGTAGATCTATGTATTTAAAAGTTGCTAGATATTGTGAGTACAGTAAATGAAAGCATGAAATTACCACTAACTAACTTTTCTGGCAGGTTTGGTTTAAAAACCGAAGAGCAAAGTGGAGGCGTCAGAAAAGACTATCGTTTGCTGTGGGAAATGCAGAAAACTAAATtttgtactgtatatatggaCGACAGCACTGAAAATGAGAgagttatatttgtgtgtatgtgtgtgagtggttgAGGGAATAAATTATATTGTAATCAGTTCACAAACAGCCagacaaaatctttttttccgacagaaaataaacaaacgtgtttttttttgtgactaattatgtgacttaaGCCTTGGCAGTTTGTAGCCTTTTCATGAAGCTGGTTGGTTGAGTGTATGATAGAAGCACTGGCTGCAAATACGTCTTTTGAATCCTGAAAGATAAGTTTTAAGTTTGTAAATATATTGTTCTAACTGGCACCAGTTGTGAAAAAAGGTGCccttgataaaaaataaagttcttTTGGAAGAGTTGAAAGAATCTGTTTTTCCCTCAAACCACAATACACAAAACATCATGACATGTAgaatgtaatttaaatatttcactttatctgttttagttttaggtttatgttttggagagaaaaaaagaaaagctttcaTCTGACAAATTATCCACCCAGGAGCACAGGCAATATTTATTGGGGCACAGGATAATACCAGCAGTtagtatacatatatatataaatattctgcAAGTGAGTAGATAACAGGGGTCAGATTGAAGCCACTTGTTTGAAGAGTATATCCTGCAAACTATACCTATATTGCATATTAGATAATGGTCATCAGTAAGGATGAGTAGCCTTGGTTATTGCTTTGTTGTTCAAATGAGGAATGCTATCAGGGatcttttaaattcaatataatatatatcattaATATGATCTTGAAAATACAAGTGTATTTATTTGGTTCAGCTGAAAGACTTTGGTTCTGTAACATTATTTTGTCAAGTAAGTAGATGTTACTTAGAACACTGATATATGTTCTACAAACAAGTGTTAATTACAAAGAACGTGGAACATATTGTCTCCTATCTAAGTTACAAGCAAAGTTATAATAGACAAAAATACTGTGATTTAATCCATAGTCAGCATTCACAACATCAAAGACATCAAAGATCAAATACAGGAACAACTCAAAAAGAGGttgaaacaaatcaaacattaatACGGAGAAGtggaaataacaataatagaaggaaatatatttaaatttaaacaataaaaaaaaagatttaattcaataataataaaagtttaaaaaaaaaacgactgtAAATATCCTGAGGGTAAACTTCCGGTGACGTCACCTCGCGCAGTACGGAACTACGTCGGTCGGACGCTGTCGCTCTGTTGTGGTTAATGATCTATGCTAATAATACGTAGCTAACGCATCGCAGTTGTTCACAGCTTTTTAAAGCGTAGGATTTCCCACGGTGACCCCTTCACGTTTGTACGCGGCGTTTGTGAGGTAGAGAAGCCGCCTCGCGTTTCCGTCCGCTCGGTGTTTGTCGGTGAACGATCCTCCGTTAGCCGTTAGCCTGCGAGGCTAGTCGAGCTCCACGATGGAGGGCAGCGCCAGCGTCAGGAGAGCCCTGTGCGGGACCCTCGTCCCCGCGGCGGTGACAACGATGGCTATCCGGCAGCAGCCAGATAATAAAGACACGGGGAGGCCGCACAGAAAGGTCCTCGACGAAGAGCAGTACATCGAGGTGAAGAGATGACAGAGGACCGCGTGTGGGGGGTTACGGTGTTTAACTGTAGTAACCAGACAAAACAACGGTGTTAGCGAGGTTCAAGACAGACGAGAAACTGACCGTACATAAACGTTGTGTTGAACTGTGTGTCTTTTGTTACAAAGGTTTAAGTTGTGTACGTAGCATCTCTTTAGTGCTTTTTAACTTGGACACTGGTTCTTTAAATGAACTTATTGTTTGTCAAGGAGCAGTTGAAGTTGagaaacatgtcagtgttggAGGTTAGACTCAGGAAAGATCTGCGTTTGACAGTTGTGAATTTCATGGAGACGTGAGACTGTGTTTGAAATGACAAAGATATTAGGCAACAATATTGATAATCTAGTagtaatttaatttttaaatagGCCATAGGTCCTCGGGTAATAGCCTCCCATACGTAATGAATTATTATGAGTCAAATAACATTCAGCTTTTAACTGTCAATATTTGAATGATGATTTGTTGGGGTTTGGTACATTTATGTCTGTTTCTTGACTTTTCATTGACTGAATAAATAGATCAATCAGCAGATAACTCAACGATTAAAATGACAGTAGCAGCCTTACCATCCTGGTTTGTTGTTAGAAACTAGCAACTCAAGTAAATATGTAGGATTGTGTAAAAGTGAGACTCGCCTGAGAAAAAGCAGTCGGGTATATAATttgtttcttgttgttgtggagTGCCAGAGAACATGTCGTGATCCTTTCATGTTCAAAGTCAAGTGTTACCTGTTTACTTTGAACAGAGTTTGGAGAAGATCATCCAGAGGGACTTCTTCCCCGATGTGACCAAATTGCAAGCGCAGAAGGACTATCTGCACGCAGAGGAATGTGGAGACCTGGAGAGAATGAGGGAGATATCCATCCGATATGGATCATCTGTGACAAAATCTACACCAAGATCTTCTGCCCCATGTGAGTATTGTGATGTAATTGctgtatttttcttgttttttttaatcacagaaagaaagaatagCTTTTGTGTTCTTGTTGCACCTTGTAAATAGATGATTTTACAAGCTAGTTGCACCATACCAGATTTTGTCATGAATGTGCTTTTCaactatgttttattttgtgggCAAGATGTGACTCCAGCCAGCTTTGAGACACCA
Coding sequences within:
- the LOC117772180 gene encoding homeobox protein goosecoid-2; the protein is MDGVMRTERQKFPFTIENILSKYPDGNGDRWTCGTSGAGEKEKAVSPAGDQTETVVHHACVCCCYCSHCGDIFRADFIHEDFLPAACQYGWPPAMLSNPCRLGEALREEQLPGQVHRRTRRHRTIFTEDQLDALEELFLQNQYPDVNTREKLAQHTHLREERVEVWFKNRRAKWRRQKRLSFAVGNAEN